A stretch of Acidimicrobiia bacterium DNA encodes these proteins:
- a CDS encoding flavodoxin family protein, giving the protein MELSERQQAISTSSTWDFSDISALFINTSLKKSPEMSHTQGLMDISIAIMEANGVTTEVIRAADHDIAPGVWPDMTEHGASFDEWPAIYAKVSNADILVLGTAIWLGEKTSICTRVIERLYGNSSQLNEHGQYSYYGKTGGCLITGNEDGAKHCAMNILYSLQHLGYVIPPQADAAWLGEAGPGPSYLDPGSGGPENDFTNRNTTFMTWNLLHTARIIKDAGGWPVHGNQRASWDAGCRFDFPNPEYR; this is encoded by the coding sequence ATGGAGCTCTCAGAACGACAGCAGGCCATCTCTACGTCAAGTACCTGGGACTTCTCAGATATCTCGGCGCTGTTTATCAACACCTCCCTGAAGAAGTCCCCGGAAATGTCGCACACCCAGGGCCTGATGGACATCTCCATCGCCATCATGGAAGCGAATGGGGTCACAACGGAGGTCATCAGGGCCGCCGACCACGACATCGCGCCGGGCGTGTGGCCGGACATGACCGAACACGGAGCGTCTTTCGACGAATGGCCAGCCATCTACGCCAAAGTCTCCAACGCAGACATCCTGGTGCTGGGCACCGCCATCTGGCTTGGCGAGAAGACCTCAATTTGCACCAGGGTCATCGAGCGGCTCTACGGGAACTCGTCACAACTCAACGAGCACGGCCAGTACTCCTATTACGGCAAAACCGGTGGCTGTCTCATCACCGGCAACGAGGACGGTGCCAAACACTGCGCCATGAACATTCTCTACTCCCTTCAGCACCTCGGCTACGTGATCCCTCCCCAAGCCGACGCCGCCTGGCTAGGAGAGGCCGGTCCAGGGCCGTCCTACCTCGATCCAGGATCAGGTGGTCCAGAGAATGATTTCACCAACCGGAACACCACCTTCATGACCTGGAACCTTCTCCACACCGCCCGCATCATCAAGGACGCCGGCGGCTGGCCGGTGCACGGAAACCAGCGGGCTTCCTGGGACGCCGGTTGCCGATTCGACTTCCCCAACCCCGAATACCGGTAG
- a CDS encoding PAC2 family protein, with product MEDLSWISRPSLRDPVAIYAFSGWNDAAESASGALWNLLSLNDSLDVAVIDHDAFNDHQVSRPIVSYEGDDRIITWPETRIYAIETEQKRDLVVILGEEPRLRWKVFTRIIAHVLSELGVSEAIALGAFIGQVPHTLPVPVIGVTDNAEQRLALGLLPPTYEGPTGITGILTEVLTQAGVTVTSLWAATPHYLSENSNPKAAQTLLVKAEALLGLDLDSAGLDRDVKAWERRVDKAVSNSDEMSEYLAELEESADLYSPPPDTGGQLVDEIERFLRDN from the coding sequence ATGGAAGACCTGTCGTGGATATCCCGGCCGTCACTCCGTGACCCCGTGGCCATATATGCCTTTTCCGGTTGGAATGACGCCGCCGAATCGGCCAGTGGCGCGCTTTGGAACTTGTTGAGCCTCAATGACAGCCTCGATGTCGCCGTCATCGATCATGATGCGTTCAATGATCATCAGGTCAGCCGACCCATCGTCAGCTACGAAGGCGACGATCGGATCATTACGTGGCCAGAGACGCGCATCTACGCCATCGAGACAGAGCAGAAACGCGATCTTGTGGTCATCCTCGGCGAAGAACCACGACTCAGGTGGAAAGTCTTCACCCGGATCATCGCCCATGTTCTGTCGGAACTGGGGGTATCCGAGGCGATCGCCCTTGGCGCCTTTATCGGTCAGGTCCCCCATACGCTGCCGGTGCCCGTGATCGGCGTGACGGACAATGCCGAGCAGCGGTTGGCGCTCGGTCTACTCCCACCCACCTACGAAGGCCCAACCGGCATCACCGGCATACTCACCGAGGTCTTGACTCAAGCCGGAGTAACGGTGACGAGCTTGTGGGCTGCCACGCCGCATTATTTGTCTGAAAACAGCAACCCGAAGGCTGCCCAAACGCTTCTCGTCAAGGCGGAAGCCTTGCTTGGCCTGGATCTGGACTCAGCCGGTCTCGACCGGGACGTCAAAGCCTGGGAGCGGCGGGTCGACAAAGCGGTCTCCAATTCCGACGAGATGTCCGAGTACCTCGCCGAACTCGAAGAGTCGGCCGATCTGTACTCGCCGCCTCCTGACACGGGCGGGCAATTGGTCGATGAGATCGAACGGTTCCTGCGCGACAACTGA